A window of Bacteroidales bacterium contains these coding sequences:
- a CDS encoding glycoside hydrolase family 130 protein, with translation MTIAGFALLAVFISSCGPTKENNLKNWAIAPFIRPAGVNPVLIPLNTEFYCPMQQGVIRWEESDVFNPAAIVKNDTICVLYRAEDNSGQGIGKRTSRIGYAQSVDGTKIVKRRSAPVLFPDEDSQKEMEWPGGCEDPRVAVTEDGTYVILYTQWNRKIARLAVATSKDLVNWEKHGPVFQQAFDGKYADYFSKSASIVTEVKDGRLVISKINGKYMMYWGERHVFAATSTDLVNWTPLVDEKLGLVPLASPRKGYFDSDLTECGPPAVLTKNGIVLIYNGKNKGGDDRDPNYTANSYCAGQMLFDKNDPYKLIDRLDTPFLIPEEDFEKSGQYPAGTVFVEGLVYHRNKWFLYYGCADSRVAVVTCDKKID, from the coding sequence ATGACAATAGCCGGGTTTGCTTTATTGGCTGTATTTATTTCTTCGTGCGGACCAACTAAAGAAAATAATCTGAAAAACTGGGCCATAGCTCCTTTTATACGTCCTGCCGGTGTAAATCCGGTGCTCATTCCTTTGAATACGGAATTTTACTGTCCGATGCAACAGGGTGTTATCCGTTGGGAGGAAAGTGATGTATTTAATCCCGCTGCTATTGTTAAAAACGATACCATATGCGTATTATACCGGGCTGAAGATAATTCGGGACAGGGAATCGGTAAGCGTACCTCAAGGATCGGATATGCGCAGTCGGTGGATGGTACAAAAATAGTGAAGCGTCGTTCCGCTCCGGTTTTATTCCCCGATGAAGACAGCCAGAAGGAAATGGAATGGCCCGGAGGTTGCGAAGATCCCCGTGTGGCCGTGACGGAAGACGGTACTTATGTGATTTTGTATACCCAATGGAACCGCAAAATTGCCCGTTTGGCCGTTGCTACTTCAAAAGACCTGGTCAACTGGGAAAAGCACGGTCCGGTATTCCAACAGGCTTTCGACGGGAAATATGCCGATTATTTCAGTAAATCGGCATCCATCGTTACAGAGGTGAAAGACGGACGACTGGTGATCTCAAAAATAAATGGAAAATATATGATGTACTGGGGTGAGCGACATGTATTTGCAGCAACATCTACCGATCTGGTGAACTGGACACCTTTGGTCGATGAAAAGCTGGGACTTGTTCCGTTGGCTTCCCCCCGGAAAGGATATTTCGACAGTGACCTGACCGAATGTGGCCCACCGGCTGTCCTTACAAAAAATGGAATCGTCCTGATCTACAACGGGAAAAATAAGGGTGGTGACGACAGGGATCCGAACTACACGGCTAATTCATATTGTGCCGGACAAATGCTTTTTGATAAAAACGATCCATATAAGCTGATCGATCGTCTGGATACACCTTTCTTGATTCCGGAAGAAGATTTCGAGAAAAGCGGCCAGTATCCTG